A single window of Crassostrea angulata isolate pt1a10 chromosome 8, ASM2561291v2, whole genome shotgun sequence DNA harbors:
- the LOC128160075 gene encoding uncharacterized protein LOC128160075, giving the protein MLVRIICGFTIGVLMSWRPNMPILVATIDCNRHMSFDFLKRHMANLNKIWKNETTYYRQKRRTVHKMSEPENSFGSEKIIVIVLGSVICLVLLLAIVREMYQSCRFPSSQILVKETEDVYAVLGDIEERIA; this is encoded by the exons ATGCTTGTAAGAATCATTTGCGGTTTTACAATTGGAGTTTTAATGTCTTGGAGACCGAACATGCCTATATTAGTTGCCACAATAG ATTGTAACAGGCATATGAGTTTCGATTTTCTTAAGAGACATATGgctaatttgaacaaaatctgGAAAAATG AAACGACTTATTATAGACAAAAAAGAAGAACAGTACACAAGATGTCAGAACCTGAAAACAGCTTTGGTTCTGAAAAGATAATAGTTATCGTTTTGGGATCAGTGATATGCCTGGTACTGTTGTTGGCAATTGTTCGAGAAATGTATCAAAGCTGTCGATTTCCTAGCAGCCAGATACTTGTGAAAGAGACAGAAGATGTTTATGCAGTGCTTGGTGACATTGAGGAAAGAATTGCCTGA